One Pseudomonas rhizophila DNA window includes the following coding sequences:
- the tsaB gene encoding tRNA (adenosine(37)-N6)-threonylcarbamoyltransferase complex dimerization subunit type 1 TsaB: protein MSTLLALDTATEACSVALLHDGKVTSHYEVIPRLHAQKLLPMIQQLLSDAGTNLQAVDAIAFGRGPGAFTGVRIAVGVVQGLAFALERPVLPVSNLAVLAQRALREQGVSQVAAAIDARMDEVYWGCYRESEGEMRLVGAEAVLPPEGAALPANASGDWFGAGTGWGYGERIAVPLSGQDASMLPHAEDLLTLARFAWERGEAIPADDAQPVYLRDKVATPKSER from the coding sequence ATGAGCACCTTGCTGGCCCTGGATACCGCGACTGAAGCTTGCTCCGTTGCCTTGCTGCACGACGGCAAGGTCACGAGCCATTACGAGGTGATCCCGCGCTTGCACGCCCAGAAGCTGCTGCCGATGATCCAGCAATTGCTCAGCGATGCTGGGACCAACTTGCAGGCGGTGGATGCGATTGCCTTTGGTCGTGGGCCGGGAGCGTTCACTGGCGTGCGCATTGCCGTCGGCGTGGTGCAGGGCCTGGCGTTTGCCCTGGAGCGGCCGGTGCTGCCGGTGTCCAATCTGGCGGTACTCGCCCAGCGCGCCTTGCGTGAACAGGGCGTCAGCCAGGTCGCGGCGGCCATCGATGCGCGCATGGACGAGGTGTATTGGGGCTGCTACCGCGAGTCCGAGGGTGAGATGCGCCTGGTGGGCGCCGAAGCGGTGCTCCCCCCCGAAGGGGCGGCGTTGCCTGCCAACGCTAGCGGCGACTGGTTCGGCGCCGGTACCGGTTGGGGCTACGGCGAGCGGATTGCCGTCCCCCTCAGCGGCCAGGACGCCTCGATGCTGCCCCATGCCGAAGACCTGCTGACCCTGGCCCGCTTCGCCTGGGAGCGCGGCGAAGCCATCCCGGCCGACGATGCACAACCGGTGTATTTGCGGGACAAGGTTGCAACGCCCAAATCCGAACGGTAG
- a CDS encoding extensin family protein: protein MRVLKGFTLLVLVVGVAVLGVWRGWLSVPAQWNPWAPLDVNAPPNLLTRYKLMALRNDPQLCDQALATSGLRATRQADSSPQASCPLSNVLRVQGGEVALSSSFLASCPLAVAFALFERHALQPAALATYGQEVVQVDHLGSFACRNMYGRESGARSQHATASALDIAGFRLADGRRVNVLKDWPKDNTHAQFLRQVRDGACDVFNVVLSPDYNAAHRNHFHLDVGPWWICR, encoded by the coding sequence GTGCGGGTTTTGAAAGGTTTTACGCTATTGGTGCTGGTTGTTGGCGTCGCAGTGCTGGGGGTATGGCGCGGTTGGCTGTCGGTGCCGGCACAATGGAATCCCTGGGCGCCCCTGGACGTCAATGCGCCGCCGAACCTGCTGACCCGTTACAAACTCATGGCCCTGCGCAACGATCCGCAGTTATGCGACCAGGCGCTCGCGACCTCGGGGCTGCGGGCCACCCGCCAGGCCGACAGCAGTCCCCAGGCCAGTTGCCCGCTGAGCAATGTGCTGAGGGTGCAGGGCGGCGAGGTGGCGTTGAGCAGCAGCTTCCTGGCCAGTTGCCCGCTGGCGGTGGCGTTCGCCTTGTTTGAACGTCACGCGCTGCAGCCGGCGGCGCTGGCGACCTATGGGCAGGAAGTGGTGCAGGTCGATCATCTGGGCAGTTTCGCCTGTCGCAATATGTACGGTCGGGAGAGCGGGGCGCGCAGCCAGCATGCCACGGCCAGTGCGCTGGATATCGCCGGGTTTCGCCTGGCGGACGGCCGTCGTGTGAACGTGCTCAAGGACTGGCCGAAGGACAACACCCACGCCCAATTCCTGCGCCAGGTGCGCGACGGTGCCTGTGACGTGTTCAATGTGGTCTTGAGTCCGGATTACAACGCGGCGCACCGCAACCATTTTCATCTGGATGTCGGGCCGTGGTGGATTTGCCGTTGA
- a CDS encoding DUF72 domain-containing protein: protein MGLPYYLGCPSWSENAWRDYLYPQDAKSSDFLNLYSQVFNAVEGNTTFYASPSAAIVQRWAQTMPEQFRFTAKLPGEISHNGDLREHLTAIETFVQLLSPLGERVSPFWLQLPKAFTPNRLPELAGFIDAFERPLAVEVRHGDFFAKGDAERQLNRLLLDRGVERICLDPRALFSCTSTDPAVLHAQSKKPRVPPRPTAFTHCPQVRFIGHPVLEANEPFLTPWVEKIAGWIEEGRTPYIFLHTADNVLAAKLAQHFHRRLMSRLPGLPALPELYREPAAEQLGLL from the coding sequence ATGGGGTTGCCTTACTACCTGGGCTGCCCGTCCTGGAGCGAAAACGCCTGGCGCGATTATCTTTATCCGCAAGACGCCAAAAGCTCCGATTTCCTGAACCTCTATTCTCAAGTGTTCAATGCCGTGGAAGGCAATACGACCTTCTACGCCAGCCCCTCTGCAGCCATCGTTCAGCGCTGGGCGCAGACCATGCCCGAGCAGTTTCGCTTCACCGCCAAGTTGCCCGGTGAGATCAGCCACAATGGCGATTTGCGTGAGCACCTGACGGCCATCGAAACCTTCGTGCAATTGCTCAGCCCCCTGGGCGAACGGGTTTCACCGTTCTGGTTGCAGCTACCCAAGGCCTTTACCCCGAATCGCTTGCCAGAGCTGGCGGGCTTCATCGATGCTTTTGAGCGACCCTTGGCCGTGGAGGTCCGTCACGGTGACTTCTTTGCCAAAGGCGATGCCGAACGACAGCTCAACCGCCTGCTCCTTGATCGCGGGGTAGAACGCATCTGTCTGGATCCCCGGGCATTGTTCAGTTGCACCTCGACCGATCCTGCCGTGCTCCATGCTCAATCGAAGAAACCGCGCGTACCGCCCCGGCCGACCGCGTTCACCCACTGCCCGCAGGTGCGTTTCATCGGCCATCCAGTGCTGGAGGCCAACGAACCGTTCCTGACCCCCTGGGTGGAAAAAATCGCCGGGTGGATCGAAGAGGGGCGCACGCCTTATATCTTTCTGCACACCGCCGACAACGTGCTGGCGGCCAAACTCGCGCAACACTTTCATCGCCGATTGATGAGCCGTTTGCCTGGCTTGCCGGCCCTGCCTGAGCTATACAGAGAGCCCGCCGCCGAGCAACTGGGTTTGCTCTGA
- the ppc gene encoding phosphoenolpyruvate carboxylase — translation MTDIDARLREDVHLLGELLGNTIREQYGDRFLDKIEQIRKGAKADRRGSMDAELSASLNQLGEDELLPVARAFNQFLNLANIAEQYQLIHRREESKPAPFEARVLPELLARLRAEGHGAESLARQLGRLEIELVLTAHPTEVARRTLIQKYDAIAAQLAAQDHRDLTSAERAQIHERLQRLIAEAWHTEEIRRTRPTPVDEAKWGFAVIEHSLWQAIPNYLRKADQALHAATGLRLPLEAAPIRFASWMGGDRDGNPNVTAAVTREVLLLARWMAADLYLRDVDHLAAELSMQKASEALRAQAGDSAEPYRAVLKQLRERLRATRNWAHASLKVTTPASADVLQNNRELLDPLELCYQSLHECGMGVIADGPLLDCLRRAVTFGLFLVRLDVRQDSTRHSAAMTEITDYLGLGRYEDWSEEQRISFLLEELNNRRPLLPAHFKPSADTAEVLATCREVAAAPAASLGSYVISMAGAASDVLAVQLLLKEAGVLRPMRVVPLFETLADLDNAGPVIEQLLLLPGYRSRLQGPQEVMIGYSDSAKDAGTTAAAWAQYRAQERLVDICREQQVELLLFHGRGGTVGRGGGPAHAAILSQPPGSVAGRFRTTEQGEMIRFKFGLPDIAEQNLNLYLAAVLEATLLPPPPPTPQWRHLMDELAADGVKAYRAVVRENPQFVEYFRQSTPEQELGRLPLGSRPAKRRAGGIESLRAIPWIFGWTQTRLMLPAWLGWETALGKALERGEGELLGQMREQWPFFRTRIDMLEMVLAKADADIARSYDERLVEPGLLPLGEHLRDLLSQACSVVLGLTGQSQLLAHSPDTLEFIRLRNTYLDPLHLLQAELLARSRQQDVAQGSPVEQALLVSVAGIAAGLRNTG, via the coding sequence ATGTTCACCTGCTCGGCGAGCTGCTGGGCAACACCATCCGCGAACAGTACGGGGACAGGTTTCTCGACAAGATCGAGCAGATCCGCAAGGGTGCCAAGGCCGATCGACGCGGCTCCATGGACGCCGAACTGAGCGCCAGCCTCAATCAGTTGGGCGAGGACGAACTGCTGCCGGTGGCGCGGGCGTTCAATCAGTTCCTCAACCTGGCCAACATCGCCGAGCAGTATCAACTTATCCACCGACGCGAAGAGTCCAAACCGGCACCGTTCGAGGCGCGGGTGTTGCCCGAACTGCTTGCTCGATTGCGGGCCGAGGGCCATGGCGCCGAGTCCCTGGCGCGGCAATTGGGACGGCTGGAAATCGAGCTGGTGCTCACCGCTCACCCCACGGAAGTGGCCCGGCGCACGCTGATCCAGAAATACGATGCCATCGCCGCGCAACTGGCGGCCCAGGACCACCGCGATCTCACCAGCGCCGAACGTGCGCAAATCCACGAGCGTCTGCAACGGCTGATCGCCGAAGCCTGGCACACCGAAGAAATACGCCGCACCCGGCCGACCCCGGTGGACGAGGCCAAGTGGGGCTTTGCGGTGATCGAACATTCGCTGTGGCAAGCCATTCCCAATTACCTGCGCAAGGCCGATCAGGCCCTGCATGCCGCCACCGGCTTGCGCCTGCCGCTGGAGGCTGCACCGATCCGCTTTGCCTCGTGGATGGGCGGCGACCGGGATGGCAACCCCAATGTCACCGCTGCGGTAACCCGCGAAGTGCTGTTGCTGGCGCGGTGGATGGCGGCGGATCTGTACCTGCGCGACGTTGACCACCTAGCGGCTGAGCTGTCCATGCAAAAAGCCAGCGAGGCTTTGCGCGCCCAGGCCGGTGATAGCGCTGAACCCTACCGTGCCGTGCTCAAGCAATTGCGTGAACGCCTGCGCGCCACGCGCAATTGGGCGCACGCGTCCCTGAAAGTCACTACCCCAGCCTCTGCCGATGTGTTGCAGAACAACCGCGAACTGCTGGACCCGCTGGAGCTTTGCTACCAGTCCCTGCACGAGTGCGGCATGGGCGTGATCGCCGACGGGCCGCTGCTCGACTGCTTGCGCCGGGCGGTGACGTTCGGGTTGTTCCTGGTGCGCCTCGATGTACGCCAGGACTCCACGCGCCACAGCGCAGCCATGACTGAAATCACTGACTACCTGGGCCTGGGCCGCTATGAGGACTGGAGCGAGGAGCAGCGCATCAGCTTTCTGCTGGAGGAGCTGAACAACCGGCGTCCGCTTTTGCCCGCACATTTCAAACCGTCGGCCGATACGGCGGAAGTCCTGGCCACGTGCCGGGAAGTGGCGGCGGCGCCGGCGGCGTCCCTGGGCTCGTACGTGATCTCGATGGCGGGCGCCGCTTCCGATGTGCTCGCGGTGCAGCTCTTGTTGAAAGAGGCCGGCGTGTTGCGACCTATGCGGGTGGTGCCGCTGTTCGAGACCCTGGCCGACTTGGACAACGCCGGGCCGGTGATCGAGCAATTGTTGCTGCTGCCGGGCTATCGATCGCGGCTGCAAGGGCCTCAGGAGGTGATGATCGGCTATTCCGATTCGGCCAAGGATGCCGGCACGACAGCGGCGGCCTGGGCACAGTATCGAGCCCAGGAACGGCTGGTGGACATTTGTCGCGAACAGCAAGTCGAACTGCTGTTGTTCCATGGCCGCGGAGGCACCGTGGGGCGTGGCGGCGGTCCGGCTCACGCGGCGATTCTGTCGCAACCGCCGGGTTCGGTGGCCGGGCGGTTCCGTACCACTGAGCAGGGTGAAATGATTCGTTTCAAATTTGGCCTGCCGGACATCGCCGAACAGAATCTCAATCTGTACCTCGCCGCCGTGCTGGAAGCGACACTGCTGCCACCGCCGCCACCCACTCCTCAGTGGCGTCATCTGATGGATGAACTGGCGGCCGACGGGGTCAAGGCTTACCGCGCCGTGGTGCGGGAAAATCCGCAATTCGTCGAGTACTTCCGCCAGTCCACACCGGAGCAGGAACTGGGCCGTCTGCCGCTGGGCAGCCGGCCGGCCAAGCGCCGGGCCGGAGGCATCGAAAGCCTGCGGGCGATCCCGTGGATCTTCGGCTGGACCCAGACGCGCCTGATGCTGCCGGCCTGGCTCGGTTGGGAGACCGCCCTGGGCAAGGCGCTGGAGCGCGGCGAGGGCGAGTTGCTGGGGCAGATGCGCGAGCAATGGCCGTTTTTCCGCACCCGCATCGACATGCTGGAGATGGTGCTGGCCAAGGCCGACGCGGACATCGCGCGCTCCTACGATGAGCGTTTGGTCGAACCTGGGTTGCTACCGTTGGGCGAGCATTTACGCGACCTATTGTCGCAGGCGTGCTCGGTGGTCCTGGGGTTGACCGGTCAGTCGCAGCTACTGGCACATAGCCCTGACACTCTGGAATTCATTCGCCTGCGCAACACCTACCTCGACCCGTTGCACCTGTTGCAGGCTGAACTGCTTGCCCGTTCGCGGCAGCAGGACGTTGCCCAGGGCAGCCCCGTGGAACAGGCGCTTCTGGTGTCTGTGGCGGGGATTGCCGCCGGTTTGCGCAACACCGGCTAA
- the adk gene encoding adenylate kinase yields MRVILLGAPGAGKGTQAKFITEKFGIPQISTGDMLRAAVKAGTELGVKAKSIMDAGGLVSDDLIIALVQDRIAQADCANGFLFDGFPRTIPQAEALVTAGVELDHVVEIAVDDEEIVQRIAGRRVHEPSGRVYHTVYNPPKLAGKDDITGEALVQRKDDTEETVRHRLSVYHSQTKPLVEFYQKLSAKTQGKPKYSYIAGVGSVEAITGKVLEALS; encoded by the coding sequence ATGCGCGTCATTCTGCTGGGAGCTCCCGGGGCCGGTAAAGGTACTCAGGCAAAGTTCATCACCGAAAAATTCGGTATCCCGCAAATCTCCACTGGCGACATGCTGCGTGCCGCGGTCAAGGCCGGCACCGAGCTGGGCGTCAAGGCCAAGAGCATCATGGATGCCGGCGGCCTGGTGTCGGATGACCTGATCATCGCGCTGGTCCAGGATCGCATCGCTCAAGCCGATTGCGCCAACGGCTTCCTGTTCGACGGTTTCCCGCGCACCATTCCGCAGGCCGAAGCCTTGGTTACGGCTGGCGTGGAGCTGGATCACGTTGTCGAAATCGCCGTCGACGACGAGGAGATCGTTCAACGCATTGCTGGTCGTCGTGTCCACGAGCCGTCCGGCCGTGTCTACCACACCGTCTATAACCCGCCGAAACTCGCCGGCAAGGACGACATCACCGGTGAAGCACTGGTGCAGCGCAAGGACGACACCGAAGAAACCGTGCGCCATCGCCTGTCGGTCTACCACTCCCAGACCAAGCCGCTGGTGGAGTTCTACCAGAAGCTGTCCGCCAAGACCCAAGGCAAGCCCAAGTACAGCTACATCGCGGGCGTTGGTTCGGTTGAAGCGATCACCGGCAAGGTGCTTGAAGCACTGAGCTGA
- a CDS encoding energy transducer TonB — MSDIQSTSIGVISPYGDYSLRNTQALSGVSHLWQDFFARALADQLGDNAPAPGSYQPVALDEAVEPTLGAELLEHIVSQRNCQVTETQVKPPEPLFLPIAEFELDLLDKPFPPFPPEEIATQQKQQTFESNWVRPLVLAAGQPLPEPGPAPQPRPLHLPIAEFELDLLDKPFPPFPEEELVAQQKQLDFDTRWARPIVLQNLRIAA, encoded by the coding sequence ATGTCAGACATTCAATCCACATCGATAGGCGTCATCTCCCCTTACGGCGATTACAGCCTGCGCAACACCCAAGCCCTGAGCGGCGTCAGTCACCTGTGGCAGGATTTTTTTGCCCGGGCCCTGGCCGATCAACTGGGTGATAACGCACCGGCGCCTGGCAGCTACCAGCCAGTTGCCCTCGATGAGGCTGTTGAACCGACCCTCGGCGCCGAATTGCTCGAGCACATTGTCAGCCAGCGCAACTGCCAAGTGACAGAAACCCAAGTCAAACCGCCTGAGCCGCTGTTCCTGCCAATCGCTGAATTTGAACTCGACCTGCTGGACAAACCCTTCCCGCCGTTCCCGCCGGAAGAAATCGCCACCCAGCAAAAACAGCAGACCTTCGAAAGCAACTGGGTTCGCCCTCTGGTGCTTGCCGCCGGCCAACCGCTGCCAGAACCGGGACCTGCGCCTCAGCCACGTCCACTGCACCTGCCGATTGCCGAATTCGAACTGGACCTGCTGGACAAGCCGTTCCCGCCGTTCCCGGAAGAGGAACTGGTGGCACAGCAGAAGCAACTGGACTTCGATACCCGCTGGGCACGCCCGATCGTGTTGCAGAACCTGCGCATCGCCGCCTGA
- a CDS encoding isocitrate lyase/PEP mutase family protein gives MDAQTRRAQAFKALHEREGAFVIPNPWDAGSAKMLASLGFEALATTSAGYAFSLGRPDGATGLDDTLANVRAIVAATDLPVAVDLENGFADAPEACASSLIRAAQAGAVGGSIEDATGREDSPIYGFEHAVARVKAAADAVRSLPYPFVLTARAENFLHGKPDLDDTIARLKAFADAGADVLYAPGLSSAEQVLAVVRAVAPKPVNVLMSGALDLTVAQLSEMGVKRISVGSALALAAYGEFFRAAEEIREQGSFTFTRRSMPFNQANQLFKG, from the coding sequence ATGGATGCGCAAACCCGTCGAGCCCAGGCCTTCAAAGCCTTGCATGAACGCGAAGGCGCGTTCGTCATTCCCAACCCGTGGGACGCCGGGTCGGCAAAGATGCTTGCCAGTCTCGGCTTCGAGGCCCTGGCCACCACCAGTGCCGGTTACGCTTTTTCCCTGGGACGGCCCGATGGTGCGACGGGGCTGGATGACACCCTGGCCAATGTCCGGGCGATTGTGGCGGCCACTGACTTGCCAGTGGCGGTCGATCTGGAGAACGGCTTCGCCGATGCCCCCGAGGCGTGCGCCAGCAGCCTGATCCGCGCGGCGCAGGCCGGCGCGGTGGGTGGCTCGATCGAAGATGCCACAGGGCGCGAAGACAGCCCGATCTATGGCTTCGAGCATGCCGTGGCGCGGGTTAAAGCTGCGGCTGACGCGGTGCGCAGTCTGCCGTATCCCTTTGTGCTGACCGCCCGGGCGGAGAATTTTCTGCACGGCAAGCCCGACCTGGATGACACCATTGCCCGCCTGAAGGCGTTCGCCGATGCCGGTGCCGACGTGCTCTATGCCCCAGGCTTGAGCTCGGCCGAGCAGGTGCTGGCGGTGGTCCGGGCGGTGGCGCCGAAACCGGTGAATGTGTTGATGTCCGGGGCGCTGGACCTGACAGTTGCGCAGCTGAGCGAGATGGGCGTCAAGCGCATCAGTGTCGGGTCCGCGCTGGCCCTGGCGGCGTATGGCGAGTTTTTCCGCGCCGCCGAGGAAATCCGCGAACAGGGCTCGTTCACCTTCACCCGTCGTTCGATGCCCTTCAACCAGGCCAACCAATTATTCAAGGGTTGA
- a CDS encoding TetR/AcrR family transcriptional regulator, with protein MSNNLSPPNGPGRPKDLAKRQAILDAAKKLFVSLGYANTSMDAVATEAGVSKLTVYSHFNDKETLFSAAVVAKCEEQVPPLFFEWPDGVPIEHVLLNIARGFHQLINSDESVNLHRLIMALGSQDPQLSTIFFEAGPQRMLSGMERLLNKVNQSGALSIDKPRNAAEHFFCLIKGAANFRLLYGCGAPLEAAAAEAHVEEVVGLFMRAYRPQII; from the coding sequence ATGTCGAACAATCTTTCACCTCCCAACGGCCCAGGCCGTCCGAAGGATCTGGCCAAGCGCCAGGCCATTCTCGACGCGGCAAAAAAACTCTTCGTCAGCCTGGGGTATGCCAACACCAGCATGGACGCGGTCGCCACCGAGGCCGGTGTGTCGAAGCTGACGGTCTACAGCCACTTCAACGACAAGGAAACGCTGTTTTCCGCTGCCGTGGTGGCTAAGTGTGAAGAGCAAGTGCCGCCGCTTTTCTTCGAATGGCCGGACGGCGTACCGATCGAACATGTGTTGCTGAACATTGCCCGTGGTTTTCACCAACTGATCAACAGCGACGAATCGGTGAACCTGCATCGGTTGATCATGGCCTTGGGCAGTCAGGACCCGCAGCTGTCGACGATCTTCTTCGAAGCAGGCCCGCAACGGATGCTCTCAGGCATGGAAAGGCTGCTGAACAAGGTCAACCAGAGCGGCGCCCTGAGCATCGACAAACCGCGCAATGCGGCGGAACACTTCTTCTGCCTCATCAAGGGTGCGGCGAATTTCCGCTTGCTGTATGGCTGCGGCGCACCGCTGGAAGCCGCAGCGGCCGAGGCTCATGTCGAGGAAGTGGTGGGGTTGTTTATGCGCGCTTATCGGCCGCAGATCATCTGA
- a CDS encoding efflux RND transporter periplasmic adaptor subunit has translation MFRYALPLALPVSLVFLLSACGQDEPVSLAVRPAMVVQPEPSGQAMESYPGEVRARFEPDLAFRIGGKVSRRLVEEGQRVKANQPLAELDPQDVRLQLEATRAQVAAAEANLNLVRAERDRYKTLMERQMVSRSQYDNAENLYRSGAARLKQIKAEFDVASNQASYSVLRAPQDGVVARRSVEVGQVVSAGQTVFTLATDGEREVLISLPEQGFGRFKIGQPVSVELWSQPDQRFSGRIRELSPAADPRSRTFAARVAFTAGSVPAELGQSARVFIQTGDQVSLSVPLSALTAENGATYVWVVNGNNTLKKVPVRVGPFGEKTVPVLEGLSPNDWVVAAGVHVLLDGQQVRPVDRSNRVVNLAAKE, from the coding sequence ATGTTCCGCTATGCCTTGCCCCTCGCCCTGCCAGTGAGCCTGGTTTTTTTATTGTCTGCGTGTGGTCAGGACGAACCCGTGTCCCTTGCCGTGCGCCCCGCCATGGTGGTGCAGCCAGAGCCTTCGGGCCAGGCGATGGAAAGTTATCCGGGTGAAGTCAGGGCGCGATTCGAGCCAGACTTGGCCTTTCGCATCGGCGGCAAAGTAAGCCGACGACTGGTCGAAGAGGGCCAGCGAGTCAAGGCCAACCAGCCCCTGGCCGAGCTCGATCCCCAGGACGTGCGCCTGCAGCTGGAAGCCACCCGTGCCCAAGTCGCCGCCGCCGAAGCCAACCTGAACCTGGTGCGCGCTGAACGTGATCGCTACAAAACCTTGATGGAGCGGCAGATGGTCAGCCGCTCCCAGTACGACAACGCAGAAAACCTCTACCGCTCCGGTGCCGCGCGGCTCAAGCAGATCAAGGCTGAATTCGATGTCGCCAGCAACCAGGCCAGTTACTCGGTGCTGCGTGCGCCTCAGGATGGCGTGGTTGCCCGGCGTTCCGTGGAGGTAGGGCAGGTGGTGTCGGCCGGTCAAACGGTCTTCACCCTCGCCACTGACGGCGAGCGTGAAGTGCTGATCAGCCTGCCGGAGCAGGGCTTTGGCCGGTTCAAGATTGGTCAGCCGGTCTCGGTGGAGTTATGGAGCCAGCCCGATCAGCGTTTCAGCGGACGCATCCGCGAACTGTCGCCAGCCGCCGATCCCAGATCCCGCACCTTCGCCGCTCGCGTTGCCTTCACCGCCGGCAGTGTTCCGGCTGAGTTGGGCCAGAGTGCCCGAGTGTTTATCCAGACCGGCGACCAGGTGTCGCTGTCGGTGCCGCTGTCGGCACTCACCGCCGAGAACGGCGCCACTTACGTGTGGGTAGTCAACGGCAATAACACCCTGAAAAAAGTCCCGGTGCGCGTCGGCCCGTTTGGCGAAAAAACCGTTCCGGTGCTTGAAGGGCTGAGCCCCAATGACTGGGTCGTCGCAGCCGGTGTGCACGTGCTCCTCGACGGCCAGCAGGTGCGGCCGGTGGATCGCTCCAACCGCGTGGTCAATCTGGCGGCCAAGGAGTAA
- a CDS encoding class I SAM-dependent methyltransferase: MSDQPAACRIHVEALAPAFQPQAEHWAQRLDLPLQVDDGEFALQVGEQGLQLQQLGPDAPGPVRVDFVEGGAAHRRLYGGGSGQMIAKAVGVAQGVRPRVLDATAGLGKDAFVLASLGCEMSLIERQPLIGALLEDGLARGAEDFDVAPIVARMRLLKGNSIEVMRNWQGEPPQVIYLDPMFPHREKTALVKKEMRLFRPLVGDDLDAPALLAAALALATHRVVVKRPRKAPCIEGPKPSHGLEGKSSRYDIYPKKALKA; this comes from the coding sequence ATGAGTGATCAACCCGCGGCCTGCCGCATCCATGTTGAGGCCCTGGCCCCGGCCTTCCAGCCGCAGGCCGAGCACTGGGCACAGCGCCTTGACCTGCCGTTGCAGGTGGACGATGGCGAGTTTGCCTTGCAGGTCGGTGAGCAGGGGTTGCAATTGCAGCAACTGGGGCCGGATGCGCCGGGACCGGTGCGGGTGGACTTCGTCGAAGGCGGCGCGGCCCATCGCCGCTTGTACGGCGGCGGTAGCGGCCAGATGATCGCCAAAGCCGTCGGTGTGGCCCAGGGCGTACGTCCGCGTGTGCTGGATGCCACGGCCGGGTTGGGCAAGGATGCGTTTGTGCTGGCCAGCCTGGGCTGTGAAATGAGCCTGATCGAGCGCCAGCCGCTGATCGGCGCATTGCTTGAGGATGGCCTGGCCCGAGGCGCGGAGGACTTCGACGTGGCGCCGATCGTCGCCCGCATGCGGTTGCTCAAGGGCAATTCCATCGAGGTGATGCGCAACTGGCAAGGCGAGCCGCCCCAGGTGATCTACCTGGACCCGATGTTCCCTCATCGTGAGAAAACGGCCCTGGTGAAGAAGGAAATGCGCCTGTTCCGGCCGCTGGTGGGCGACGACCTGGACGCTCCGGCGTTGTTGGCCGCGGCCCTGGCCCTGGCGACTCACCGCGTCGTGGTCAAGCGCCCGCGCAAGGCACCGTGCATCGAAGGGCCAAAACCCAGCCACGGGCTCGAGGGTAAATCCAGCCGCTACGACATCTATCCCAAGAAGGCGCTCAAGGCCTGA